Proteins from a genomic interval of Paenibacillus lentus:
- a CDS encoding succinylglutamate desuccinylase/aspartoacylase family protein → MLVQQYTLSPNTPYSTLYYMARSARPGPAVMIVAGIHGNETASIQAANKLVRMIGKDQLLIHKGSLMIVPIVNKKAYRQRIRGVPDLNRTFPRKAGQAAKHPLSAALFEAAKRYRPSWYLDLHEANGLSQRNAKVLGQTLITNPGSPAVPAARKVIKTINRSIANHSHYFNLRLHELPGSSRTAAARILGARAVTIETGWSLPFSTRVQYQIDIVRRFLSEAELMKG, encoded by the coding sequence ATACTTGTACAACAATATACGTTATCACCGAACACCCCCTACTCTACCTTATACTACATGGCAAGAAGCGCCCGCCCTGGACCGGCCGTTATGATCGTTGCAGGCATACACGGCAATGAAACCGCCAGCATTCAGGCCGCCAACAAGCTCGTCCGCATGATCGGCAAAGATCAGCTGCTGATTCATAAAGGCAGTCTAATGATCGTGCCTATCGTCAATAAAAAAGCATATCGCCAGCGTATTCGCGGTGTGCCGGATTTGAATCGCACCTTTCCCCGGAAAGCAGGCCAAGCGGCGAAGCATCCGTTGTCCGCAGCGTTGTTTGAAGCCGCAAAACGCTATCGTCCGTCCTGGTACTTGGATCTCCATGAAGCAAATGGACTGTCGCAGCGCAATGCCAAAGTGCTGGGCCAGACGCTGATCACCAATCCGGGCAGCCCTGCCGTGCCTGCTGCCCGAAAGGTCATCAAAACCATTAATCGCAGCATCGCCAACCATTCCCATTACTTTAACCTTCGGCTGCATGAACTCCCCGGCTCTTCCCGCACCGCCGCGGCCCGCATTTTGGGAGCCAGGGCAGTTACCATAGAAACGGGCTGGAGCCTTCCTTTTTCAACCCGTGTGCAATATCAAATCGACATTGTGCGCCGCTTTCTCAGCGAAGCTGAACTAATGAAAGGCTAG
- a CDS encoding DNA polymerase IV, giving the protein MKNARDRTIFLADCQSFYASIEKADHPECKNKPVAVAGDPARRSGIILAACPIAKSFGVTTAERLGEAIRKCPELVVMRPRMQHYIDVSLMITDIYREYTDLVEIFSIDEQFLDVSGSLHLFQNDPLVMAKSIQQKVLKQTGVWVRIGISSNKMLAKLATDIWAKKNESGLYVLPSVNVPSALWPQPIPKMFGVGSRMAAHFTRLGMYQIGDIAKTPLPVLKNKFRARFGKQSDIQAEVMWRTANGLDDSPVTPRTFDAAPKSVSHMMTLPRDYTEPEEIDTILLELVEEVCRDCRRKGYMGQVITVSCLCSPYDARIGFSRQMKMPDPTHHTNTVYEAAKKLFYRYWNSLPVRRLGIALSNLAADSGYQLTLFEDQVKFRALDRVTDQIKDRYGSAAIVRASSLTTSGQARERARKIGGHYK; this is encoded by the coding sequence ATGAAGAACGCACGCGATAGAACTATTTTTTTGGCAGATTGCCAGAGCTTCTATGCCAGCATTGAGAAAGCCGATCATCCGGAATGCAAGAATAAGCCCGTGGCTGTAGCCGGCGATCCGGCCCGCCGTTCAGGAATTATCCTGGCGGCCTGCCCCATCGCCAAAAGCTTCGGAGTAACTACTGCAGAACGATTAGGTGAAGCGATTCGGAAATGTCCTGAGCTCGTCGTTATGCGTCCGCGGATGCAGCATTACATCGATGTATCGCTGATGATTACGGATATTTATCGGGAATATACCGACCTGGTCGAAATTTTCTCGATTGATGAGCAATTTCTTGACGTATCCGGAAGCCTTCATCTATTTCAAAACGATCCGCTCGTTATGGCTAAATCCATTCAGCAGAAAGTGCTAAAGCAAACTGGAGTCTGGGTTCGGATCGGCATCAGCTCTAACAAAATGCTTGCTAAGCTGGCAACGGACATTTGGGCAAAGAAAAATGAGAGCGGGCTGTATGTTCTACCCAGCGTTAACGTGCCATCCGCACTTTGGCCACAGCCGATCCCCAAAATGTTCGGAGTCGGCTCACGGATGGCCGCTCACTTCACACGGCTCGGGATGTATCAGATTGGCGATATCGCCAAAACACCTTTACCCGTGCTGAAAAATAAATTCCGCGCACGCTTCGGAAAGCAAAGCGATATTCAGGCGGAAGTGATGTGGAGAACGGCGAACGGACTGGATGATTCCCCAGTTACGCCGCGCACCTTCGACGCCGCGCCAAAATCGGTCAGCCACATGATGACGCTGCCGAGAGACTACACCGAGCCTGAGGAAATCGACACTATTTTGCTGGAGCTTGTGGAGGAAGTATGCCGAGATTGCCGGCGCAAGGGGTATATGGGACAGGTGATTACCGTCAGCTGCCTATGCAGCCCTTATGACGCGCGGATCGGTTTCTCCCGGCAAATGAAAATGCCGGATCCGACCCATCACACGAACACCGTGTATGAAGCAGCCAAGAAGCTGTTTTACCGTTATTGGAACAGCCTGCCAGTACGCCGATTAGGGATTGCGCTTAGCAATCTTGCAGCGGATAGCGGATACCAATTGACCCTTTTCGAAGATCAGGTGAAATTTCGTGCACTGGATCGAGTGACCGATCAGATCAAAGACCGCTATGGTAGTGCAGCTATAGTCCGGGCCTCCTCATTAACGACATCAGGGCAAGCAAGAGAACGGGCACGCAAGATTGGAGGACACTATAAATGA
- a CDS encoding HEAT repeat domain-containing protein: MYTHLTLAIYFIYVCLGLIGTGIVLLFILKFNHLHKVKKTKQYLQKHQDYFKFIQSHLNGTSELPLPPGKLNELEGRVIQQKFIDWIDQFKGEYREKLVKLCHDAGFVQQDIKLLDSLFYGRRIAAAYRLGGMRAAKAVPRMLMMLKNERYTPLTIVVARAVAKSAEQEEQLKEMLQNLLRHGKPIHNMAADILMETQLDASRLLLKLLDDENPDLVKVALVAMWGQAIPEVVPSLDRLVGAEQTDVRAEAVKLYLSSNPVLKDDTIKNLMSDKDWEVRAAVAKSLGSLHAAGSIPLLRNALKDANWWVRNNSAESLTKLGETGFEVLCQIAMNGSGVERETAMYHIEKAMLQDNEHQKLDQMVAYNKKKLLYERYFGVTERKPIRQVAAVGGDYTA; this comes from the coding sequence ATGTATACGCATCTTACCTTGGCTATCTATTTTATTTACGTATGCCTGGGGCTGATCGGGACTGGAATAGTACTTTTATTCATTTTAAAGTTCAATCACTTGCACAAAGTAAAAAAAACTAAGCAATATCTACAGAAGCATCAGGATTATTTTAAATTCATTCAATCTCACTTGAATGGAACCTCGGAGCTTCCTTTGCCGCCGGGCAAGCTGAATGAGCTCGAAGGACGAGTTATTCAACAAAAATTCATCGATTGGATTGACCAGTTCAAGGGCGAGTACCGTGAGAAGCTGGTCAAGCTTTGCCATGATGCGGGTTTTGTCCAGCAAGATATCAAGCTGCTGGATAGCTTGTTCTATGGACGGCGAATTGCGGCAGCGTACCGCCTTGGCGGAATGCGCGCAGCTAAGGCCGTGCCCCGGATGCTGATGATGCTGAAGAACGAGCGTTATACTCCGCTTACGATCGTCGTGGCTCGGGCAGTGGCTAAAAGTGCGGAGCAGGAGGAGCAGCTGAAGGAAATGCTGCAGAACCTGCTTCGCCATGGCAAGCCGATCCACAATATGGCCGCGGATATCTTGATGGAGACCCAGCTTGATGCCAGTCGCTTATTGCTGAAGCTGTTGGATGACGAGAATCCGGATCTCGTAAAAGTGGCGCTCGTGGCGATGTGGGGACAGGCGATTCCAGAGGTGGTTCCTTCCCTGGATCGTTTGGTCGGAGCCGAACAGACGGATGTTCGGGCCGAGGCCGTCAAGCTTTATTTAAGCTCTAACCCGGTGCTTAAGGATGACACGATTAAGAATCTGATGTCCGACAAGGACTGGGAGGTACGTGCCGCCGTGGCGAAATCCCTCGGCTCCCTGCACGCTGCCGGCAGTATTCCGCTCTTGCGAAATGCGCTGAAGGATGCGAATTGGTGGGTAAGGAACAACAGTGCAGAGAGTTTAACGAAGCTGGGAGAGACAGGCTTCGAGGTACTTTGTCAAATTGCGATGAATGGTTCGGGCGTTGAGCGGGAGACCGCGATGTACCATATCGAAAAAGCGATGCTTCAGGATAATGAGCATCAAAAACTCGATCAAATGGTCGCCTATAACAAAAAAAAGCTGCTATACGAACGGTATTTCGGTGTAACCGAGCGCAAACCGATTCGTCAGGTTGCAGCGGTCGGAGGCGATTACACTGCTTAG